The Candidatus Deferrimicrobium sp. genome includes a region encoding these proteins:
- a CDS encoding MoaD/ThiS family protein, producing the protein MITVRLPQKQKELEIPGPRRVMDLLAEAGMRPTTVIVTQGRKLLTKDHKVEDGATIDVISVVSGG; encoded by the coding sequence ATGATCACCGTTCGCCTCCCCCAGAAGCAGAAAGAGCTCGAAATCCCCGGGCCCCGGCGGGTGATGGACCTGCTCGCCGAGGCGGGAATGCGCCCTACCACGGTGATCGTCACCCAGGGAAGGAAGCTCCTCACGAAAGACCACAAGGTGGAGGACGGGGCGACGATCGACGTCATCTCCGTCGTCTCCGGGGGCTAG